The stretch of DNA TTGTGCAAACAATCTACAATAGGTATATATTCTACCCTAGGCACCTCTGCTGCCAAACGTTCACTATTAGCAATCGGAATTAACTCATCTATCGTACCGTGAAAAATCGTAACAGGACACTTTACCTGTTTCAAAAAATCAATGGTCATAAATCGGTACTTTAATAAGCTTGACGGTAAGTAAGGGTGCTTTGTTTTGATTAGATGAGGTAAACTATAATAAGGTGCTTTTAATATTAAATACCTAGGATTGTTATCAACAGCTATTTTGGTAGCACTAGCTGTTCCAATAGAAAAACCTTCTACCAGAATGGTTGATTCGTCGTATAAATTTTTGGCGTAATCATAAAAAGCTTGTACATCTGCAAAAAATTGTTTTTGGCTTGTTATTTTGCCATTACTTTTTCCAAATCCCCTATAATCAAACATCAACAAATCGTAGCCCAATGAAGCATACAAGCTAGACAAACTCCCCCAATCTTGTAAAGAACCAGCATTTCCATGCACATAAAACACCAATCCTTTTGGTGCCTTTAACTTAAAATGGAGTGCATGTAAATGCACTCCTTCGGCAACTTCCAAATATAATTCTTCAAAATTATGCTCAAACTTAAAGACCAAATCCATCGGCAATACTTCTGGATGAAACAGAAGAGTTTCTTGCAACCAATAAGCCATCAGGCAAACTAGAGCATAGATAAGACCTATGATT from Aureispira anguillae encodes:
- a CDS encoding alpha/beta hydrolase is translated as MLIMFLFKIITIIGLIYALVCLMAYWLQETLLFHPEVLPMDLVFKFEHNFEELYLEVAEGVHLHALHFKLKAPKGLVFYVHGNAGSLQDWGSLSSLYASLGYDLLMFDYRGFGKSNGKITSQKQFFADVQAFYDYAKNLYDESTILVEGFSIGTASATKIAVDNNPRYLILKAPYYSLPHLIKTKHPYLPSSLLKYRFMTIDFLKQVKCPVTIFHGTIDELIPIANSERLAAEVPRVEYIPIVDCLHNDIPYQEIYKKKMQTLLI